The genomic region GCCTGGCTTGCCGCGATATGCGGTGCAATCGGCGGGTCAAACCGGTATGGGTTGCGGCTTTGCAATGGCGCCTCAATATTACTCGCCGCCTGCAACTGCGCCACATCTTCCCAATACGGCTCACCGTCGCGCCACTCGCATCCGGCAGCCACCGGCTTCATGCCGACCACATGCAAACCTTGTGCAGCAAACGCATGCAGCAGTGCAGCAGATACTAATGTTTTACCCACCCCGGTATCGGTGCCGGTGACGAAATAGCCGCGGCTCACACCAGCCCTTTTTCGCTGCGGCGACGCTGGATATTCATCTGCACAATCTGATAGCCATCTGCAGTTTTAGTTTTTTGGTTGACCCAGGCATGGCCATAGATTACTTCGTACGTCGCTGGCAAGCGCCCGTCCTTGCGCCGGCGCTCGAACGCTGCTTCCAGCTTCTGCCAGCGCGCTCGACTGGTCAGCCCCGGATTACGTCCGGCAGTGACATTGTGCGCGCCGATACCTTTCAGTTCACGCAGCATGGTTTTCAGATCGGCGTAGGTCAGGGTGATGTATTCCATGTCCATCACCGGCGTGTTGAAACCCGCGCTGACTAGCACATCGCCGATATCGTGCATATCCACAAACTGGTTAACATGGGAATAGCCATCCACCTCGGCAAACGCCGCACGCAGCTCTTTCAGCGTATCCGGTCCGAAGGTTGCGAACATCAGCAATCCGCCCGGTGCCAGCACCCGATACAGCTCGGCAAAACTGACATTCAGGTCATTACACCATTGCAGCGCCAGGCTCGACCACACCATGTCCACGCTGGAAGTCTTCAAGGGCAACTGGTCTATGTCACCGCACAGCGCATGCAGCGGCGCACCGCGGCGCAGCTTCTGCCACAGGCTCTGCGGTGGGCAGGCAATCTTGAGCATGGCTTCCGCCAGATCCAGCGCCACGATTGCAGCCTCCGGGTAGCGGCTACGCAAGTGCTGCGTGCCATAACCGGTACCGGCACCCGCGTCCAGCAGCACCTTCGGCTGATGCTTGATGTAATCCAACCGTTCCAGCATGCGGTCAGCAATTTCGCGTTGCAGTACCGCATTCGCGTCATAGGTCTGCGCTGCCCGATCAAACGCAACCCGCACCAAACGCTTATCGACAGTCAAAGCGTCGTTCGCCATATCCGCTTTATCTTTCATCTAAAAATTCAATTAACGCCGTTTCAAATTCGGCACGATGTGACAGAAATGGTGCGTGCGAAGCGCCGGGTATCACCTGCAAACGGCCATCCAGCAAGGCGGGTGCCAGCCACTCTGCTGCACATACTGGTGCCAGCTGGTCAAAGCTGCCATGCACGACCAGCGTTGGCATGGTAATTTGACTCAACTGCGGGCGTAAATCCGCCTGCAGCAAAATCGTTAACCCGGCCTGCAATACCGCACTATCGGACTTGCCGCGCGCAAACAACAAACTGCGTAACCGTGCCAATACCGCACGCGCCTCCTCGTCGCCACGTGCCTGCAACGCCAGAAAACGCTTCAGCGTCACTTCGTAATTAACCGCCAGCTCTTCACCAAACTGTGTCAGCACTTCCGGTGCAATGCCACAATGCCAATCAGACCGTGTGGTAAAGCAAGGATTCGCGCCCACCAGTACCAGTCGCCGCACCCGCTGCGGCATCAACCGCGCCAGCGTCATCGCTACCTGCCCGCCCAGCGACCAGCCACACAGATCAAACAACGGCGGCAACTCGGCTGCAATTGCCTCGGCCAGATTTTCCAGCGTATACGGCGCTACCGCAGCACGCCCGCCATAACCCGGCATATCCACCAGTAGCGCACGCTCGCCCAGCGCTTCGGCCGTTGCCGTCCACACCCCGCCGTGCATACCCCAGCCATGCAACATTACTAGCGGCGTCATGCGTTACCCATGGCATTTAACAGCAGCGCCACATCGGCTGCGCTGTGTGCCGCCGACAAGGTAATACGCAACCGCGCACTGTTGACCGGCACAGTCGGTGGGCGTATCGCCGGTACCAGTATGCCCTGCTCCAGCAATGCACTGCTAATGGCTAATGTCGCTGCATTGCTGCCGATGATAACCGGCTGTATCGGCGTAGCGCTGTCCAGCAACTCCCAGCCCTGCGCCTGCAACCCGTCGCGCAATTGCATAACCAGTTCACGCAAATGCGAGCGCCTGTCATCGGCACCCGCGATCACTTGCAGACTCGCCAGCAAGGCCGCCGACAATAGCGGTGGTGTTGCCGTGGTATAGATATAGGTACGCGCTTTTTGCAGCAGCCAGCTAATCACATCTTTCTCCGCTGCCACCACCGCACCGGCCACACCCGCTGCTTTACCCAGTGTCGCCATGTAAATAATTCGCGGCGACTGTAAGCCGAAATGCGCCAGCGAGCCGCGACCACCCGCGCCAAGCACGCCAAAACCATGCGCATCGTCGACTAGCAGCCAGGCATCATGCGCCTCGCACAACGCCAGCAACGCCGGCAGATCCGCCACATCGCCGTCCATGCTGAACACCGCATCGACCAGCACCAGCTTGCTGCGGGCAGTACTCGCTGCCATTAGCCGTGCTAATGCTGCCAGATCATTGTGGGCATAACGGCTGAATTTCGCCCGTGACAGCAGCGCCGCGTCATTGAGTGAAGCATGATTGAGTTTGTCACCAAACACCTCACCTTCTCTGCCAACCAACGCGGTCACTACCGCGATATTAGCCATATAGCCGGTAGAAAATAGCAAGGCGTCAGGCAAACCGATAAATCCGGCAAACTGCGATTCAAACTCATGATGCGCGGCATGATGCCCGGTGATCAGATGCGAAGCGCCGGCACCGACGCCCATCTCCGGCAAGGCTAGTGCCACTGCCGCAGCCAGCGCGGGATGATTGGCCAGGCCGAGATAATCGTTACTGCAGAATGACAGCAGTTCGCGGCCATCGACCTGCACCCGCGCGCCCTGTGCGCTTTGCAGCATACGCCGCTGGCGCAACAGGCCTTGTGCGCTTAGCGCGGTCAGCCCGCTGCGTATTTCAGAGAGTGCCGCAAACGTCATCTACCCGCCTTAACCGCAGGTATTACAAGCCGCAGCACCTTGTGGCTGTATACCCAGTTTGGCCAGCAGATCACGATCACGCTGCACGTCCGGGTTACCCGTAGTCAGCAACTTCTCGCCGTAAAATATCGAATTCGCCCCAGCCAGGAAACACAAGGCCTGAATGGCTTCCGACATCGCGCTGCGTCCGGCCGACAGACGCACATAGCTCTTGGCCAGCACGATGCGCGCCACTGCGATAGTGCGCACGAACTCCAGTTGATCCAATGCTTCGGTATCCTGCAACGGTGTGCCTTCTACCTGCACCAGCATGTTGATAGGCACCGATTCCGGTTGCGGCGTCAGATTGCCCAGTTGCGCAATCAGCCCGGCACGTTGCGTACGCGACTCACCCATACCGACGATACCGCCGCAGCACACGTTGATTTCAGCGCCACGCACACGCTCCAGCGTGTCCAGTCGGTCCTGATACGTGCGGGTGGTAATCACCTCACCGTAGAATTCCGGTGCGGTATCGAGATTGTGATTGTAGTAATCCAGTCCGGCGTCTTTCAACTGCTCAGCCTGTCCGTCCTTGAGCATGCCCAATGTGGCGCAGGCTTCCAGCCCCAAATCCTTGATACCTTTCACCATTGCCAGCACCGGCTCCAAATCGCGTTGCTTGGGGCCGCGCCAGGCTGCACCCATACAGAAACGGGTAGCACCGGCTTCTTTGGCGGCACGCGCAGCGGTCATCACCGTATCGATATCCAGCAACAGCTCGGCCTCAACATCGGTGCTGTAACGCGCTGCCTGCGGGCAATAGCCGCAATCCTCGGAACAGCCGCCTGTCTTGATCGACATCAGCGTGGACAATTGCACCACGTTTGGATCAAAGGTCTCGCGGTGCACGCTCTGTGCACGGTACATCAGATCACTGAAAGGCAAGGCGAATAGCGCCTCGACATCGGCCACGCGCAATTTTGCTGCTTCAGCAGCGGGTTGAGTCATATCATTCATGGTTTTCTACCTCTATAGTTAAGTCTTGCCAGTTTTCACGTCCGGCGCGGATAATGTCCCACAAGCCGAAAGGCACGACCACGACGACGAGTATCAGCCAGGCCGCCACCAGCCCATGCCAGTTATTAAATAAGCTGTAAATCGGTTGGCCGAACACGACCATCGCGCCAGTGGCGCCGTAAAAACGGTAGCCGGAAATGCGGTTGTAATACACGGTGCGCGGATTGGGATGATGCGCCACCGAGGCGTAAGCGAATATCGATGCCGCAATCCAGATCATCAACAGCGGCGCGATCAGGGTTGCCGTGATACTGGCGATATTGAACAGGCGCGCAGCAAACAGCGCACTCTTGCCAGTAATCGTTTTAGTTGCCATTAACCACTCCCGGAGACAATAATAGGCTGAATTTTCTTTGATTTTAACCAGATAGTCAATTTTGAATCACACCTTATTAAACATCTGCTCAAATTTTATACAATCCCTGCTGCCGCAGAACTGTCTGCTGTGCACTGCCGAGGCCGGACATGCGGCTCTCTGCCCATCCTGTATGGCTGAGCTGCCGCTGCATACCGCCCCGGCCTGCCCGATTTGCGCATACCCGACCCTGTCCGGCGAAGTATGCGGTGCCTGCCTAAGCCACCCGCCCGCCTACCGCCGCAGCCACGCCACCTACATCTACCGCTACCCACTGGATCAGTTGGTGCAGGCACTCAAATACCATCACCAGTTTGCCGTGATCGATACCCTCATCGCGCCGTTGCTGAGCAGCATCCACTCGACAAACGAGCCTCTGCCCGACGCCATCATCGCCATGCCGCTGCACCCTAACCGTTTACGCGAACGCGGTTTCAACCAGTCGCAACAACTGGCACGCACTATCGCCAACCAACTAAAACTGCCCTTACTCGACCACGCCTGCCAGCGCAACCGCGATACCCCGCCGCAAGCCGCGCTGCCACTCAAAGAGCGGCAGCAGAATATACGCAATGCCTTCAGTTGCGACGCCAGTGTCGCCGGCAAACGCATTGCCATTGTCGATGATGTAATGACCAGCGGCAGCACGCTGGATAGCCTGGCGCGGACTTTATTGAAGGCCGGCGCGGTGGAAGTACAGTGCTGGGTGGTGGCGCGGGCGGTGATGAAATAAGTTACCCACCATAATACTGATTTCAGTGCGCAGGATAATGATATAAATAACACGCCAATTCGTGCAACGAAAATGAACCCGAGAGTGAGCTATAAAAACATTTACAACCCTACTTAAACTGGTTTTGCTGTTGCTCAGTATGAGCCTGAGCCTGCATGCCCAGGCTTTCTATCTGTTTGGCACAAACTAGACGGAAGAAGTGTTGCTGCATGATGGTAGCAAGCTGATGGTGGAGCGATCTCAGGATCAAGGTGGTAGTCATGAGATTGGTCAGGATTCATCAATCAGCAAGCAATCCATCAGTTTTAAGATGCCTGGTTCGGGTTAAAAAGTCGTATGGGAAGATGACGAAACCGAAGACGTCGGGCACGCCAACTTCGACGCCATTTTGCTGGACATATCAAAAGGTACGCCTTATCTGGCAGTCATTCCTATGCTATGCCCCTCCTACAATAAATGGGGCAGACCCAATCCCCCGTATGTTTTCTTTAAATATGATGGCGCGACCTGGCAGCGTATATCGCTTGGTGAATTCCCTGGTGAATTTAAAGATATTGCCAACCTGACAGTCAGCCCATCAAAGAAACAAAGAAATGAGATGATTCCGGAATTTCATGCTAAAGGCTATGTGTCCGCCGAAACAGTGATTAAGCAGAATGTTAGACTCAAGGAATATGGTCGTGTCATCCGCACCGCAAGCCCGGAATTGGATCGGAAAGACTGCCCTCATGACATTCCAGATGGGCATAATGGGTGGATAGGAATAGGCTTCTTTACGATAGGTCACTCATATGAGAAATGCATACGAGCATGCGTCATAAACAACATGAGTGCGCCGTATTGCCCCTGTGACAGACTATTTAAAGAGAATAAGGACCAATAATCATGGATAACAACTTTCTGATTCAGTATGCGTTGATGGCTGGCGGTTCACAAACATCGAGGCCAAGTCTAGAAAAAATGCATTTACAAACTAAGTATTTGCAATAGTCCCAATACGGGACTATTATTAACACATGAAAATCATCGCCGTTAAACAGCTTAGGGAATTCTGGGTTCGGTTTCCCGATGCCGAGCAGCATCTCAAAGCATGGGTAGATGAAATTAAGCATGCAGCATGGACACAGCCTGCCGATATTAAAGAGAAATACCGCAACGCCAGCATACTTAAAAATCGTCGCGTTGTGTTTAATATCAAAGGTAATGACTATCGGTTAGTGGTATCAGTCGCCTACCGTTTTCAGGCGGTATACATCAAATTCATTGGCACGCACAAGGAATACGATGAGATCGATGTAGAAACTATAGAAATGGAGAATTAATGATGGAAATCCGCCCTATTCGTACCGAAGAAGATTACCAGATGGTCATGCATGAAGTTGCCGCGTACTTTGACAACGAGCCCGAACCTGGCACATCGGACGGTGATCGCTTCGAGATATTACTGACATTGGTCGAAGCTTACGAAGCTAACCACTTTCCCGTAGACTTACCCGACCCTGTTGAAGCTATCAAATTTCGCATGGAGCAGGCAGGGTTAACCCCAAAAGATCTCGTACCCATGATCGGCAAGCTTAACCGGGTGTATGAAATACTCAACCGCACGCGCCCATTAACACTGCGCATGATCTGGAATCTGCATGACAAACTTGGCATTCCGGCGGAAAGCCTGATACGTCCACCGAAAGATTTATTGGCCGCTTGAGCATCTGCAGTACTCGGCTGAGGTCTGCAACCCATCCACCACCGTCGAATAGATCAAACGCAAGCGCAATTCCCGTTTCATCCGCGCATTAGTCAAGCGCCGCGATTCGTTCATAAATGACAGCAGGGTCGCGGGTAAGGTCTGCTGTGCCTCCAGCCATGAAATCTGCGGTGGTGCGGGCAGGTCAAACGCCTGCGCCACCAGTTGAAAATACTCGCCCATTTTGATCTCGCCATCATCGCTGGCATGGTAGATGCGCGCATTCTTGCCGCGATGCATGGCCAGTACCGCAATTCGTGCCAGGTCTTCGGCGTGAATGTGATTGCTGTAGCCATCGTCTGCCGCGCGCAGTGTCGGCGTGCCGCGCTTGATGCGCTCCAGCGGCAGACGTTCTGCAGCATAAATTCCGGGCACGCGCAAGATACTGACCTGCACGCCGCTGCGGCGGCCGAATGCACGGATCTGGCGTTCAGCATCGACACGCCGATGCGCTCGTGCGCTCGCAGGCTTTACCGGGCGGGTTTCGCTTACCCAATCGCCACCACAATCACCATACACGCCGCTGGTGCTGATATAAATCAATCGTTGCGGCAATTCCCGATGTTGAGCCAATACCGCCAATAAATGTCGAGTACGTGGGTCGATCGTACCCACGGTCGGCGGCGGCGCAAAATGCAGCACCACGTCCGCGATTCCAGCGATTCGCGTTAAACTGCGCAGGTCATCCAGATCGGCGACGATGGGCACGATGCCCATGTCACGCAATGAGTCTGCTGCATCAGTTGAACGCACCAGCCCAAATACGCGATAATGCGGTAATAAGCGGCGTGCAGTGCGCACACCTACATCACCGCAACCAACGATCAGTACACGTTTTTTCAAAGGATATTTATGTCGCATCAAATCACCATCCAGCCTAGTGGCCACACCTTGGTTGCCGAAGACAACGAAACCATACTCGCCGCAGCGCTGCGCGAAGGCTTCATGTTACCTTATGGTTGCCGTAACGGCGCATGCGGCAGTTGCAAGGGCAAGGTATTAAGCGGCGATATCGATTATGGCGAGTTTCAGTCCGGCGCGTTGAGCGATGCCGACATTGCCGCAGGTAAGGCGCTGTTCTGCGTGGCCTGCGCTACCAGCGACATCACCATCGAATGCCGCGAAGTCGGTGCGGCCAAGGATATCCAGATCAAGACCCTGCCGTGCCGTGCGCACAAACTGGAAAAACTCGGCCATGATGTGATGGGCATGCATCTGAAGCTGCCGGCCAACGAGCGTCTGCAATTCCTCGCCGGACAGTACATCGATATCCTGCTGAAAAACGGCAAGCGCCGCAGCTTTTCGCTGGCCAATGCGCCGCACGACGATGCACTGCTGCAATTACATATCCGCCATGTGCCCGGCGGCGAATACACCGAGCATGTGTTCAACACCATGAAAGAAAAGGACATCCTGCGTATCGAAGGCCCGCTCGGCAGTTTCTTCCTGCGTGAAGACAGCGAAAAACCGATCATTTTCATTGCCGGCGGCACCGGCTTTGCCCCGATCAAATCCATGATCGAACATGCGCTGCACCATCACGCCAACCGCGAAATGGTGCTGTACTGGGGTGCCCGCCAGTTACGTGATCTGTACATGCCACATCTGGCCTCGCAATGGCAGCAGGAAAACCCTAATTTCACGTTCATCCCGGTACTCTCCGAACCCGCTGCCGAGGACGCCTGGCCAGGCCGTACCGGGCTGGTAGTCGATGCCGT from Sulfuriferula thiophila harbors:
- the bioC gene encoding malonyl-ACP O-methyltransferase BioC, encoding MKDKADMANDALTVDKRLVRVAFDRAAQTYDANAVLQREIADRMLERLDYIKHQPKVLLDAGAGTGYGTQHLRSRYPEAAIVALDLAEAMLKIACPPQSLWQKLRRGAPLHALCGDIDQLPLKTSSVDMVWSSLALQWCNDLNVSFAELYRVLAPGGLLMFATFGPDTLKELRAAFAEVDGYSHVNQFVDMHDIGDVLVSAGFNTPVMDMEYITLTYADLKTMLRELKGIGAHNVTAGRNPGLTSRARWQKLEAAFERRRKDGRLPATYEVIYGHAWVNQKTKTADGYQIVQMNIQRRRSEKGLV
- the bioH gene encoding pimeloyl-ACP methyl ester esterase BioH; its protein translation is MTPLVMLHGWGMHGGVWTATAEALGERALLVDMPGYGGRAAVAPYTLENLAEAIAAELPPLFDLCGWSLGGQVAMTLARLMPQRVRRLVLVGANPCFTTRSDWHCGIAPEVLTQFGEELAVNYEVTLKRFLALQARGDEEARAVLARLRSLLFARGKSDSAVLQAGLTILLQADLRPQLSQITMPTLVVHGSFDQLAPVCAAEWLAPALLDGRLQVIPGASHAPFLSHRAEFETALIEFLDER
- the bioF gene encoding 8-amino-7-oxononanoate synthase, with amino-acid sequence MTFAALSEIRSGLTALSAQGLLRQRRMLQSAQGARVQVDGRELLSFCSNDYLGLANHPALAAAVALALPEMGVGAGASHLITGHHAAHHEFESQFAGFIGLPDALLFSTGYMANIAVVTALVGREGEVFGDKLNHASLNDAALLSRAKFSRYAHNDLAALARLMAASTARSKLVLVDAVFSMDGDVADLPALLALCEAHDAWLLVDDAHGFGVLGAGGRGSLAHFGLQSPRIIYMATLGKAAGVAGAVVAAEKDVISWLLQKARTYIYTTATPPLLSAALLASLQVIAGADDRRSHLRELVMQLRDGLQAQGWELLDSATPIQPVIIGSNAATLAISSALLEQGILVPAIRPPTVPVNSARLRITLSAAHSAADVALLLNAMGNA
- the bioB gene encoding biotin synthase BioB; this translates as MNDMTQPAAEAAKLRVADVEALFALPFSDLMYRAQSVHRETFDPNVVQLSTLMSIKTGGCSEDCGYCPQAARYSTDVEAELLLDIDTVMTAARAAKEAGATRFCMGAAWRGPKQRDLEPVLAMVKGIKDLGLEACATLGMLKDGQAEQLKDAGLDYYNHNLDTAPEFYGEVITTRTYQDRLDTLERVRGAEINVCCGGIVGMGESRTQRAGLIAQLGNLTPQPESVPINMLVQVEGTPLQDTEALDQLEFVRTIAVARIVLAKSYVRLSAGRSAMSEAIQALCFLAGANSIFYGEKLLTTGNPDVQRDRDLLAKLGIQPQGAAACNTCG
- a CDS encoding ComF family protein, which encodes MNHTLLNICSNFIQSLLPQNCLLCTAEAGHAALCPSCMAELPLHTAPACPICAYPTLSGEVCGACLSHPPAYRRSHATYIYRYPLDQLVQALKYHHQFAVIDTLIAPLLSSIHSTNEPLPDAIIAMPLHPNRLRERGFNQSQQLARTIANQLKLPLLDHACQRNRDTPPQAALPLKERQQNIRNAFSCDASVAGKRIAIVDDVMTSGSTLDSLARTLLKAGAVEVQCWVVARAVMK
- a CDS encoding type II toxin-antitoxin system HigB family toxin; the encoded protein is MKIIAVKQLREFWVRFPDAEQHLKAWVDEIKHAAWTQPADIKEKYRNASILKNRRVVFNIKGNDYRLVVSVAYRFQAVYIKFIGTHKEYDEIDVETIEMEN
- a CDS encoding helix-turn-helix domain-containing protein, translating into MMEIRPIRTEEDYQMVMHEVAAYFDNEPEPGTSDGDRFEILLTLVEAYEANHFPVDLPDPVEAIKFRMEQAGLTPKDLVPMIGKLNRVYEILNRTRPLTLRMIWNLHDKLGIPAESLIRPPKDLLAA
- a CDS encoding SDR family oxidoreductase, which translates into the protein MRHKYPLKKRVLIVGCGDVGVRTARRLLPHYRVFGLVRSTDAADSLRDMGIVPIVADLDDLRSLTRIAGIADVVLHFAPPPTVGTIDPRTRHLLAVLAQHRELPQRLIYISTSGVYGDCGGDWVSETRPVKPASARAHRRVDAERQIRAFGRRSGVQVSILRVPGIYAAERLPLERIKRGTPTLRAADDGYSNHIHAEDLARIAVLAMHRGKNARIYHASDDGEIKMGEYFQLVAQAFDLPAPPQISWLEAQQTLPATLLSFMNESRRLTNARMKRELRLRLIYSTVVDGLQTSAEYCRCSSGQ
- a CDS encoding CDP-6-deoxy-delta-3,4-glucoseen reductase, encoding MSHQITIQPSGHTLVAEDNETILAAALREGFMLPYGCRNGACGSCKGKVLSGDIDYGEFQSGALSDADIAAGKALFCVACATSDITIECREVGAAKDIQIKTLPCRAHKLEKLGHDVMGMHLKLPANERLQFLAGQYIDILLKNGKRRSFSLANAPHDDALLQLHIRHVPGGEYTEHVFNTMKEKDILRIEGPLGSFFLREDSEKPIIFIAGGTGFAPIKSMIEHALHHHANREMVLYWGARQLRDLYMPHLASQWQQENPNFTFIPVLSEPAAEDAWPGRTGLVVDAVIQDFPNLSGYQVYACGAPVMVDIARKECIAHALPEDEFFADAFLYQSATE